Below is a window of Dictyostelium discoideum AX4 chromosome 1 chromosome, whole genome shotgun sequence DNA.
tggttttgttttgttttgtttttttttgttttttttttaaagggtTAGagagaaattttttttgatttttttttttttttttttttttttttttaattttttattttttattttttaattttttttttctaataataattattttaataattaatacaTACGAGCtgtttttaatgttttttgaTCTGGATTATCGAATGCTTGAAAAATAGATACTGTAGATTTAGTTCTATTTGGGCCCCTTCTAAATGTACCACTCTTTGAGACATTCTCTGGATTAATTGGAGTTgacattattttatttatttttttttttactattacaattatttaatttttatttttatttttatttttttaattttttattatacagAGTGTTGTGagttaataatttagatcttgattataatttttattttttgtttgttatCGTCgtgttttggttttgattattatttttttatttttttttttattttttttatttttttttttcgaaaatagtggtaattaaaaataaaataaaataaaataaaataaaataaaataaaataaaataaaataaataatattgatatcaATCTATTggtatataaaatattttaaatacgAATATAGATGAAGATAATATAAACACGGTTTTAtgtacaaaaaataaaaaaataaaataaaaaaaattttcaaaaaaagaaaaaaaaaaaaaaaattgaaaaaaattgtaaaaaaattattttaaaataaaataaaataaaaaaaaaaaaaatttttttggatattttattttaaaaaatttagatattttattttttattttaaaatttttttttgatgattttgatattatcagtaaaaaaaaaaaaaaaaaataaaataaaataaaataaaaataaaaaattattaaaataagattttcatttattttttatttatttatttgttttttttatttatttgttttttttatttttattttttttatgttaaaTGTGTTTCAGAAATTGTAGAAGTCGtggttgtagtagtagtagaagTTGTAATAGTTGAATTTATAGCtgaattttgttgttgtggtggtttaCTTGTTGATTGTTTTTCAACATGTTCTAAACTCCATAATGATTTACCTAATTGTTCTTCTCTTGAAAATGGTTGACCCATTTCtcttaaaaaagtttttgaaAGTGAAATTGCCATATCAGTTGAAAGATTTAAATGTTGAGGTTGACAAAATTGTAAGATCCATTGTGGTAATTTATTACGTTTATCTAAACGATTGTAACGTTTATCAGCAAAGATCATGATACCATAATCGGATTTACCACGAATGACTCTACCAACACATTGAGAAGCAGTTCTCATTGCATCAAAAGTTAGGAATTCATTCTCTCTAATTTGATAACGATCTCTAAGGAATTCCAAACGTGCACGTAATACCTTACTCTCGGTATTGATGTAAGGTATGCCATAGAGAATGACGCATCTGCCATACTGATTATCGAAATCGATACCCTCAGACACCTTACCTCTTGCCACTGAAAGTAGTACGGCACCTCTACCACTGTCGCATGCTTTCTTGTAGTTTTGCAATGCCAATGCTGATTCGGCAGGATCTGAAGTTTCAACAAATATTAACTTATTGGTTAGAATATTATTTAACAGACCCATTTCATTCCAAACCGATACGATTTGCTCCATATAGCTATAGGAAgtgaaaaaacaaatgatTCCATCGGGTACTATAGCACTGACTTCAACTAATAATGCCCCATAATTTCTAACGACAGCTGTATCACTCCTAACATCGAATTTGgttgatattgaaatttgGTCACTACCTCTTGTTAAAATACATGGACAAATACAATTTCTATTTAATGACATTGTTAAACGTTCAACAACGGTTGGACGGAAATTCAACATTTTCGTATAGATATCCAATGGTGACAAAGTACCACTTGTGATCACAACTGATCTATATTTATCGAAAATTGGTTTCATACCAATCGAAGCATCCAAACAACAAAATTGAAATATCTGATCATATGTATTATTCTGACGTTGATAGTAAGGCTCAATGATGATTAAAAATCCGTTATTATAAGTACCAACCAATGTTGCAAAATCAGCGATTAATGATATACCAGAGAATTGATTCACATCATTGATTCTCAATGTTCTAAGCAATGAACTTAATCTTGATGAACAGAATCGTAAAGTTCTCGAAGAGATTTGGGTGGCATGGTAGAGTCCCTGTAGGAACGCCAATGGTGATTCACTTAGTAGCATTTGTGATTTTAATctactttttaaataatctacAACTCTTCTCAATAGTGATATGAAATGCTCGGCTTTTCTAATATTGCCTGGCACAGCCTCTTGAATTACATCGTTTGGTAAAACTGGGTCAGAAGTTGTTTCATCAGCTCTTGTTGAACCACTTCTTGCCAAACCATTAACTAATCTTTGATATTCATCTTTTAATCTCTTTTCatcaacttttttaatatcttcaatttgtttattaattttcgCTATATTCTTTGAACTCGTATCCAACagtttattatcaatattgaTTGATAGGGCATTGATACAAACATTGTCAATATTATGAGCTTCATCGAAAACCACAATCGAGTTACTCGGAAACGATGATGATATCAATGAGGCGATCTTTGGGTCTAAAAGATACTGATAACTAAATATAACAATATTTGCAAAATTCAACATATGTCTTGATAAAAAGTATGGACACATTTGATGTTTTAATCCATACTCTTTTAGATCTTCCAATGAATACACCCCTTCTAGTAGGATTTCCTTTCCGTTAGATTCAAAATTCTCGaaaaatttacatttttcaCTCGTGGGTGACTCCCTATTCCATGAGGATGTCAACTCTCTACAGAGGGCATCGACCACTTTACCATCCCTCTCTTCCGATACCCTTGGTTGAATACAAAGGTTACGACGTGACGACATTGACATACATAACGTTTTAGGTGACTCTTCCCCCATTTCTGAATTCCTATATTGTAATACCCTTCTAGCCTCTTCTGTAGCTTGTTCAATCTCTGGCACTGTTCTTGaacaataaattaatttaattgatggaTTTTTAACTTGATATGATGAAATTAACGATAGCAATGATACCGTCTTACCAGTACCACTTGGCATCTCTAATATACATGGTCCACCATTATCTAATGATCTCTTTAATGCTACCATATAACTATACTGTTCTGGATAAATATATGAATATGGAAAATATACTAAAAGATCTTcaatataaaatttcatttttaatttcttatttattttcagaGTTCTATTAATTGTTGGGAAATtagttgaaaatgaaatatgaaaaaaaaaaataaaaaaaaaaaaagttgaaaaaaaaatttgtaaaaaaaaaataataaattaaaaatttaaatatttccaagaaattcattttttaaaattttaagaaatttttgcttaaaatttattttataaaattcttaaaattacttattttgtaaaattaagatcgagttaaaatataaatttactattatttcagataaaaaattaaaaaatcatcaaaatgGGAGATTAGTTAAGTGGTATAATGCTACCTTTGGGTGGTAGCGTCCTGAGTTCGATTCTCGGATCTccccacttttttttttaaaagaaaaccGCTAAGATCACAGGTTCGACTCTCTATTTGAAAGATTAATAAAAGAGACAACATagcacaaaaaaaaaaaaatgaattttttcgATAAACTTAAAGGTGAACTCAACTTAGGCGAAGAAgagttaaataaaaaaactattcaaATAAGGTTATTCTACCCACATACCTTGGAATTAAATAGTAATTcatcaaaattaatagataATTTCATAGTTAATGGTACTCTTAACATTGTCAGAAGACAAAAGGTTATAACAGTATTTGGTAGAATACTAAAAGAAAAATTCACAATATTACACGAGTGTTACAGCACTTTCAAGTATGAAGATTTCCCACTGCAAAAATTCATACTTTACACCCCAGGATATCACTATGTCCACTTTTACACATTTAcaaaaaacataataaaaaaaataaacaatcaaaTGGTAAAAGAAAACTGGGGATTGGAGCCATTACTAATAGATGAATACAACATAGTAATGCTACCAGATGTGATTAGATATTCATGCattctattatttaataaagaagatGATATCTCAATCATCAAAACAAACATTGATGCTATAAAAGGTAGTAAGCATCCAATAAGAGCCTTCATCTCAGAATATaacaataaagaaataagagatgttagaaaaaaaaaaaacacaagtaataaaaatcaacaaccaaCAACTACAAATACAACTAAATCAATACCATCAACTCCACCAACAACTAATGCATTAACAACCACACCAATAACAACCACACCAATAACAACCAcacaaacaacaaccacaccaacaacaaccacacaTCAATTACCAACAAGCAATACAACAATCAACAACCTAAACaaaactactactactactactactactacaaaaCCTATCAATAAAATTACTACAAGCAATGGTACCAAGTTTCCAATTGCCAGTAGTATTAGAAAATAAtggaacaattaaaattattactatggAACTGCAGAGGTAATCAATCAACCAAGGCTAAGAATAAAACAGAAGAAACGATAAAAAGAATTGGCACTCAATTAGCACTCCTAACTGAAACTAATTTCAATGGATTCAACCACCACAAAACAATGTTCAACTTTGAAAGAATAGATCATGGTTCAGGTAAAGGAACTGGCATAGCAATAGAAAATAGAGATACAAGAAAAGGCCACATATCAATAAACTTCAAAGACGATGATGGTAGAATACtatcaattaaatacaaTTCCTTTAATTCTATCAACATATTATTGATCTATGCTCCAGCGACTATATCTGAAAGAAACACCTTCATAATCAACTCAAAATCactgtttaaaaaatataattcaatCAACCATCAAATAATAGCAGGCGACTTCAATAACAACCACGATTGCAACAGCTTCTTCGGTAATGAATTACGTAAAATAATAGACCGAAACATGCTACTAGATACTGGTATTGAAGAAAACACTCCAACATTTCCAAGATCAATGAAGAGACTAGATAGAATCTACTGTCATCCAACACTACTAAACCAAAATTCAAAACTGGTAGTCCACAAAACAGTATTTAACAAATCAGATCACTTTCCCATCACAATCGCAATACAAACCAACAgagaaacaacaacaacaacaacaaccaaactAGAAAGACTCCCTTGGACATTATGTAAAGAAATTCTCAACAACAAACATATACATGATGGGTTATCAGAATTAATCAGTAAGAACAAAGATAAGATCAAATCAGTGGAGGAATGGacgaaatttaaaaataatgtcatcagagattatttaaaaaaagaacaaaacaaaattaagaaagaaaagaacaaaagaaaatacGTAATCCACAAATTACTTGGAAATAGTGATATCATTCCAAAGATGAGAAAAGAACTCAATGAAGAAATAAGTAGAATATTAGAAGAAGAAAGAAAGGTAAAAGCATGGGATATCAAATTAAAACTCCACCTGCATCAAGAAACACCAAGCAAATACCTCACAAGTATCCTTAAATCCAGAGCCAaagataaatcaatattccaaataaaagataaagataataagaCCATATCAGATAAAGAGAATATAGCAAAAAGATTTGTTGAATTCTATCAAGATCAATATGAAGAGAAAGAAGATAACGAAGAAACCCACAAGAAGTTATTAGAAAAATGGGAAGTAGACGTTGATTTAATCAAGAAACTCGAGATAGACAGACCGATAAGAATACATGAAGTGACCAAAGCAATCAAAACTTCAAGTATCCACAAATCTCCAGGTTTAGACGGTATCAATGCACTATTCTACAAGTACCACATCAACTCAATAGCAAGAATATTGACTATAGCTTTCAACGACCTCCTCACAAATAAGAAAGAAATCCCCACAAAATTCAAAGAAGgagtaataacaacaatattcaaaaaaGGAGATGAACTAAACATTTCAAATAGAAGACCAATCACCCTTCTCAATACAGATTACAAAATTTTAAGCAAAATTCTCAACAGTAGATTATTAGATATCACCAgtaaaattatcaacaaatttCAAAACGGCTTTGTTCCAAACAGGTTCATCCAAGACAATATTCAGATCATGAAGGAAGTAATAGAAATAAGTAACAAAAGAAAGAACAATACACTCATTACCTTTTACGATTTTAACAAAGCATTCGATTCAATCAGCCACAAGAGTATCACAAGAACATTAGAGCATATTGGTATCCCCCCAAAATTCACAGCGATCCTACTAAACCTACTCAAAGATactaaaaacaaaataaagatCAACGACTTTTTAGTCAATGGAATAACAATCAGAAGAGGAACAAAACAAGGAGACCCAATATCACCAACAATCTTTGCTCTAGTTTTAGAACCACTTCTAATAGATATCATCAATGATAATACAATCAAAGGCTTCACTCTACCAAATTCCAAATCATTAAAACTCACTGCATTTGCTGACGACATAGCAACATTTACAAACTCCACAGAAGAactaatgaaaattaatactAAAATCCAAAAGTACTGCTCAgcaacatcatcatcgttAAACAAAGAGAAAACAGTAATGATAGCAATAGGAGATAAACCACACGATCTACCATTCCAAGAGAGTACAGTCCCAGAAAGATATCTTGGCCTCAATTTCACCAAAACaggtttaaattcaaaatacaACACTTTAATCCaagaaatgaaaaacaatCTAATCAAATGGAAATCACAAGCAATAACGATGAAGGCAAAGATGACAATTCTCAAAACATACGTTCTATCCAAATTAACATACCATCAATACATGGATAATCTAAATGAAGAACAAATTGAGGAAATCAATAACATGACCAGATGGTTCTTATTCTCCTCAGTTAAGAATACATATACAGAAGAGAGAAAATACAAAACTATGATGAAAATAGACAGAGCATATGCAGATTGGAAAGAAGGAGGCATAAAATTATGGGATATAGAACTAAGACATATAGCATTCAAAATCTGGTACATGAACAGGCTACTCCataacaactacaacaacaacaacaatacctTACAAGAATGGTACATGGAGCAATTAAGTAGAAAAAAAGCCCACACTTCAACCCTCAACGATATGTGCAGACACTGGGGTGTATTCAGAGTCAAATTTTACCAAAACCATCCAAAGATAAATGAACTTCCAGACTGTATAAGAAACGACAATGACGAACCACTAAAACTGAAAGAAATTTACGAACTCATGATCAAAGACAGACACCCAACACCAAGAAGAACAGAATGGCAGAAGTTATGGGCGGTGAGATACAACACAGCAATACCCAAAGTATTCATAAACATCAACAGCATTTCTCACCAAAAAGGTAGAAACACCCTCTTCAGATTCTTCTCAAGATCACTTCCAGGTATCAACCACGAAAGAGACACCAGATGCAAGATCTGTGGCCACCTATTCAGAGACCCTTATTCTCACCTCTTCACTCTATGCCAAGATATCcttgatattgaaaaaaccATCATATCAACAGTTAACAAATTATCATTCACCAAAATCCACAGATGGTCAATGGATACCTTAGACATATCAAAATACAACAGAACTGAGAGAATCTTCCCCAATCTCATAGGAATAATAGCACACCAATTATGGAAGATAATCTGTCACAAATTGTTCAACACTGATGAAAGCAAACCAGAGCCAAAATTCGAACAAAAGGTCATAGAAACAGAATTACTAAATCTCATCGAAACTGAAAAATTCATCACACtaaagaaaatcaaacaCGACGAAGCAATACTAAAAAACACCAATCAAGATCTTcacaaatacaaattcaacaaagcCTGGCAAACCCCAGCAGCTCCGAACCCTCTTCCAATTTAAGtagtagtaaaaaaaaaaaaaaaaaaaaaaaaaaaaaaaaaaaaaaaaaaaaaaaaaaaaaaaaaaaaaaaaaaaaaaaaatatataatatagtttaaaaaatttaatacaattgaataataaaaataaaaccgtTTAACAAACACCGCCGAAAAGACACAAGGACATTCCTTGAAGGTCTGATCacaggtaaaaaaaaaaaaaaaaaaaaaagacaacaTAGCACTAACTCCCAACATCGGAACTTGGGTGTGCAACCAATTGTAAAACGATGAACCGTCTTAAGATGGAAAGCTCTCTTAATCGGCCTTACTTAATAAATGGAACAAACTAGCCACCCTAGAATAtataaaaagatttaaaattaactcTTTCAAAAGATCCGAGTAATTTTAACGACCCAAATAATTTCCTTaaacaaaaaatcaaatttaggAAACTAACTTGCAAAGTATATTGTATTCCAGAATCAATTCTCCTGAATCTTATCTCATTCAGCCAATTTAtctaaaaaactaaaattttattcaataGTAAATACCAACgagttttaaaattgatataatCAAttctacaaaaaaaaaaaaaaaaaaaaaaaaaaaagaaaaaaaaaaaaaaaaaaaaaaatctttactttttaaaattaaaatacatatataaactattaattattgtttatttcctttaattgataaactgTGACTAatcaatatatataaaaaaaagaaaggatAAAAACTTTCATATTCTTTCGACTCCCTTTAATTAACAAATGTTACAAACTTGTCACTCATTAATATAtcaaaaatgaagaaaaatttaaattatcccATCCAAAAGATTCAAGCGATTTCAAAAATCCAAAATATTTccttaatataatataaagaTTAAGAAAACTAACATGCAAAGCTTATTGTATTCCAGAATCAGTGCTTCCCAATATTGTATCATTTGCCaattcatattattaaacacaatttcaatatttaatttatctattttattcatttaattgaaatacaAACATTTCTAAAACtggatattttaaaaacaataataatgcactatattttaaaaattaaaatttattttttgtcaactaaaaaaaagaatccgAAAAGATTCTTATAGAAACTATGTCTCAATCATTATCCACCGCACATGGATATGCAAAATTCTGTTCAACTCAACCCTACACAAAAGAGCATTATTTCCTTACTCCGAGGACAAATAAACTTCAAAGGTATCCACCATAAGTGGATAAACCTAATGAATCTCAAACTCTCCAAAATATCCCAGAAACTCAAAGGTTTGTTACCTTAAATACTCAGCCTTAATTACcattaaaacattaaaaaaaataaaaaggtttattacctaaaattaaaattgttttttttttgttaaaaaactCACTATTAATcgtttttttaaagtttttttttaatattattattagattatttttatattattggtattattattattttattattattttaaataagaagttaatttaaaaaactaaaaacgttttttttgataacccaattattatttgcttctCCCGTCGGCTTCGTGATTGATGTTGACGacatatttgaattattttttttttatttgagtTTTGTCTACAATTTctcttattttttgtaggcatttgtttttcttaatatttgtggtgttgtttgtAATTTTCATcttattttctttctatttttttattttactttaacTTGAGTTaccaggttttttttttttttttttttttagtattattatttatagagAGTACTGAGtgaattattgtattttttgagaTGTTTGGGAAGTGCTATTGCGTGAAGTGGTGAGTTCCATTGTTTGCTGAATTGTAATAGTATTAGCGAGAGTCTAGTTTGTTTTGTTCTTCTGGCCGTTGGTTTGATTTGGTCCTTAATGTTTTGTTTACCGATTGTGTCCTGTCCCATGCAGCCCTTTGTGTTTTAATCAGTTCTCGTATGACTTGTTTTctatgtattattatttctttttagtCGTGGATGAGCAACAGTATGGCGTGTCTTTAAGGTTGATGGTGcgtaaaaaactttttttttttttgaattggataacgcaattattatttgcttctccttgagatgctagatctcattttattttattttatttttattttttacaggGGGTGTgcgtaatttttttttttttttaataacatcaCTCAATTTGAGTGTGTTCTAGGAGAgtttatttgtatattttttttttttttttttttttttttttttctttttttcttgttattcttattttttttttttttattattattatattattattattattattatattattattattatattattattattattatattattattattattattattgttataattttttttttttttttttttttttttttttttttatgagtAGTTGGTGTTATATGAGCAGTATGGTATGAAGTGTTCCGGGATTTTTATGGTCATGAGTTTCGAGTTCCAGTTGTGGCTGAATTTTTCGAGTCTTCTTTTTATTGATGCGGTCCGATTGATTGACTCTCGGTTATCAGTGCATCTTAGTTCTTGACGTAGTTGTTTTTCTACTATCTTTCTTGTTCTATCCCATTCGGCATCTCTcgctttttttattttatgaaTTATTTGGTTCTCTGTTATTATTGTAGTGTTATCgttgaattttatttgatttcttcTGTACCATATCGATTCCATAATGGCTCCTATCAGATTTGATGAGAATGGTGTGAGTAGTTTTCCGAGAACTTTTTCGCTCCATGGACCGTGGTAAGTGTTGTTGGAGTCTTTACAGACCTTTTGATAGATTGAGTCGATATTCTGTTTTATTGATTTGCATTCGAAGAAGATGTGCATAGTGTGcgtaaaaaactaaaaatgcTTTCAgctaaaaaaatttaaaaaacatcaAAATGGGAGATTAGTTAAGTGGTATAATGCTACCTTTGGGTGGTAGCGTCCTGAGTTCGATTCTCGGATCTCcccacattttttttaaaaaccgTTGATCACAGGTTCGAATCTTCAACTACCTCAAATACATTCATTCCTCTTAATTTTACCCTTTTTTTGCTCATTAAAGCAAGGGCTATCGTCCTATATACTTTTCAACAATGGCTGATGATCACTCAACTGAATTACAGTTAAATCATACAGATAACAACACGaccaatacaaataatacctccacaacctcaacaacaaaaaataaaagtgcAAAAATCGACACACCTAAAAAACAAACCCCAACAAACCAACTCTCACTAAACAAAGGACTTGATAATCAATTAGATATCATTGCACCTCCATCAATCACAAGACCACTCTCTTTCTtagaaaaaaacaataacaccATCAACATTAAGTGTTACTTTAATCAACCACACATCCGTGAAGAATTAACCTCAAAAGATGACACaagaattcaacaaattcacaAAAACATTCACAAACTCTTCGAAGATATACTGTCGCCATCAGCATTCAAAATAATTGGTGCAACTGCCTTCGTAAATTGCAACGTTGATAAATTAACTTCAATAATCAACCTTCAAAACCAACTTGCACTAAATATCGACAAACTCAACTATAGATTCGATATATCATCAAATGATTATGCAATCATTAAAACATTCATTAAAACGTACTCACCCAAACATGCAAACGATGCAATTACAAACAACCTCACTAAATTCACCAGTTGTacatcaattgaatcatttactGTCACATACTCATATGCTGTTGCGTTTAAAAGCTACATTATAACATATCATCTAATTGATCACACACACAACATTATTGATCAAAAGATCGAACAACCATCTGGTATCACAAGATATATCAAAGCTGCAACACGTAGTGTCACTAAACACAAAATTCAACATGCAAAAAATGCAGATATGGCAACAACTATAAAAAATGCCATCACAAACCCAAACATgaacaaaaacaatcaacCACCAAAAAACAACATTAACACCCCACCAATCAACGAAATTGCAAATTCCAATCGCAATAATAACTCACTTCAAAATAGTGGTTCAAAAGCTATACTAAATGAATCACTTGATATTAACAATCAATCCCAaaacaataatgaaatttcacaCAAAAGTgattcttcaaataataataacgggAAAAACTCTTTATCAATGAGCAATCCAACCGATCCAACAATTGTACCACAAAAACCTCTACAATCTCAACCAAACAAACCAAGTGCACCAACTCCAAATACAATAAATACAAGAAGAAGCAGCAATGCCCTGACTACACAACCAGTCAATACTGGTGCTGCCAAACCTAGTAAGGTATGAGCTCAAAAATCAACTTTATAACATGGAATTGTAGAGGATTCACTGAAAACCCAAACAATCAACACAATTCCTACCAAAAAGCTGTTGACACACTACAACTACTTATATCAA
It encodes the following:
- the repD gene encoding transcription factor IIH component, producing the protein MKFYIEDLLVYFPYSYIYPEQYSYMVALKRSLDNGGPCILEMPSGTGKTVSLLSLISSYQVKNPSIKLIYCSRTVPEIEQATEEARRVLQYRNSEMGEESPKTLCMSMSSRRNLCIQPRVSEERDGKVVDALCRELTSSWNRESPTSEKCKFFENFESNGKEILLEGVYSLEDLKEYGLKHQMCPYFLSRHMLNFANIVIFSYQYLLDPKIASLISSSFPSNSIVVFDEAHNIDNVCINALSINIDNKLLDTSSKNIAKINKQIEDIKKVDEKRLKDEYQRLVNGLARSGSTRADETTSDPVLPNDVIQEAVPGNIRKAEHFISLLRRVVDYLKSRLKSQMLLSESPLAFLQGLYHATQISSRTLRFCSSRLSSLLRTLRINDVNQFSGISLIADFATLVGTYNNGFLIIIEPYYQRQNNTYDQIFQFCCLDASIGMKPIFDKYRSVVITSGTLSPLDIYTKMLNFRPTVVERLTMSLNRNCICPCILTRGSDQISISTKFDVRSDTAVVRNYGALLVEVSAIVPDGIICFFTSYSYMEQIVSVWNEMGLLNNILTNKLIFVETSDPAESALALQNYKKACDSGRGAVLLSVARGKVSEGIDFDNQYGRCVILYGIPYINTESKVLRARLEFLRDRYQIRENEFLTFDAMRTASQCVGRVIRGKSDYGIMIFADKRYNRLDKRNKLPQWILQFCQPQHLNLSTDMAISLSKTFLREMGQPFSREEQLGKSLWSLEHVEKQSTSKPPQQQNSAINSTITTSTTTTTTTSTISETHLT